The Echeneis naucrates chromosome 10, fEcheNa1.1, whole genome shotgun sequence genome has a window encoding:
- the LOC115050387 gene encoding uncharacterized protein LOC115050387, with protein sequence MLIIVHFLLLLRAGRGTDDRIFETKTAGVGEDVQLTCPRHISDYNANFFWIRLVSGNMPELLGRTYLFHYDGTKKTPRITAKEEPETFPLKISKADQSDTGLYYCVKVVQLDLEVIKGTFLKIKGAEPEITTNFQLPPSDPVRPGDSVTLQCSVLFDSEKKTCPGDHSVYWFRAGSDEAHPSFIYAHGNNRDHCKKTPESESTQKCDYFFSKNVSSSDAGTHYCAVATCGEILFGNGTKLEIEKLEIEENMMDLQRTNTLLLVLCGTLATALIVTVFLFYMKKKTCDCSKAADAATVSTDQRSQQGDEDRLTYSAPTFTRRKAGKVDRRNEKAAEKETVYSGVRAL encoded by the exons atgttgataatAGTACATTTCCTGTTGCTACTCAGAGCAGGAC GAGGCACAGATGATCGGATCTTTGAGACGAAGACTGCTGGTGTTGGAGAGGATGTGCAGTTGACCTGTCCTCGCCATATATCTGATTACAATGCCAACTTTTTTTGGATCCGGCTTGTTTCTGGAAACATGCCTGAACTCTTGGGAAGAACATACTTATTTCATTATGATGGTACAAAAAAGACTCCTCGAATTACAGCAAAAGAAGAACCtgaaacatttcctttgaaaatcaGTAAAGCAGACCAAAGTGATACTGGACTGTACTACTGTGTAAAAGTAGTACAGCTTGACTTGGAGGTTATAAAGggaacatttctgaaaattaaag gagcagaacctgagatcaccaccaactttcagcttcctccatctgatccagtccgtccaggagactcagtgactcttcagtgttcggtcctctttgactctgagaagaaaacatgtccaggagatcacagtgtgtactggttcagagctggatcagatgaagctcatcccagtttcatttacgctcatggaaacaatagagatcattgtaaaaagactcctgagtctgagtccacgcagaaatgtgattacttcttctccaagaacgtcagctcctctgatgctgggaCTCATTACTGCGCTGTGGCCACGTgtggagaaattttatttggaaatggaaCTAAACTGGAGATTGAAAAACTGGAAATTGAAG AGAACATGATGGATCTCCAGAGGACCAACACACTTCTGTTGGTGTTATGTGGTACTTTGGCTACAGCTCTGATTgttactgtcttcctgttttatatgaagaagaaaacttgtgATTGTTCCAAAG ctgcagatgctgcaacAGTCAGCACTGATCAGAGAAGTCAGCAG GGAGATGAGGACCGACTTACTTATTCTGCTCCAACCTTCACCAGGAGGAAAGCTGGAAAAGTGgacagaaggaatgaaaaagcaGCCGAGAAAGAGACGGTGTATTCTGGTGTCAGAGCTTTGTGA
- the LOC115049643 gene encoding signal-regulatory protein beta-2-like, whose amino-acid sequence MIFETKTVGVGEDVKLKCPRLNSTQIPKQTKLFWIRLVSGNFPEILGGTFSFDYDGVNESPRFTAKQEPGTFLLHFHKMEPSDTGMYYCIDTDKLNLKFLTGTFLRVKGAEPEINTNFQLPPSDPVRPGDSVTLQCSVLFDSEKKTCPGDHSVYWFRAGSDEAHPSFIYAHGNNRDHCKKSPESESTQKCDYFFSKNVSSSDAGTHYCAVATCGEILFGNGTKLEIEENMMDLQRTNTLLLVLCGTLATALIVTVFLLYMKKKTCDCSKAADAATVSTDQRSQQGDEDRLTYSAPTFTRRKAGKVDRRNEKAVEKETVYSGVRAL is encoded by the exons ATGATCTTTGAGACGAAAACTGTTGGTGTTGGAGAAGACGTGAAGTTGAAATGTCCCCGTCTGAATTCTACTCAGATCCCAAAGCAGACCAAGTTATTTTGGATCCGACTTGTTTCTGGAAACTTTCCTGAAATCTTGggaggaacattttcatttgattatgaCGGTGTGAATGAGAGTCCTCGTTTTACAGCCAAACAAGAACCTGGaacttttctgctgcattttcatAAAATGGAGCCAAGTGACACTGGAATGTACTACTGTATAGATACAGACAAGCTTAACCTGAAGTTTTTAACAGGAACATTTCTGAGAGTTAAAG GAGCAGAACCTGAGATCAACACcaactttcagcttcctccatctgatccagtccgtccaggagactcagtgactcttcagtgttcggtcctctttgactctgagaagaaaacatgtccaggagatcacagtgtgtactggttcagagctggatcagatgaagctcatcccagtttcatttacgctcatggaaacaatagagatcattgtaaaaagagtcctgagtctgagtccacacagaaatgtgattacttcttctccaagaacgtcagctcctctgatgctgggaCTCATTACTGCGCTGTGGCCACGTgtggagaaattttatttggaaatgggacTAAACTGGAGATTGAAG AGAACATGATGGATCTCCAGAGGACCAACACACTTCTGTTGGTGTTATGTGGTACTTTGGCTACAGCTCTGATTGttactgtcttcctgttgtatatgaagaagaaaacttgtgATTGTTCCAAAG ctgcagatgctgcaacAGTCAGCACTGATCAGAGAAGTCAGCAG GGAGATGAGGACCGACTTACTTATTCTGCTCCAACCTTCACCAGGAGGAAAGCTGGAAAAGTGgacagaaggaatgaaaaagcaGTCGAGAAAGAGACGGTGTATTCTGGTGTCAGAGCTTTGTGA